One genomic segment of Helianthus annuus cultivar XRQ/B chromosome 14, HanXRQr2.0-SUNRISE, whole genome shotgun sequence includes these proteins:
- the LOC110907616 gene encoding protein FAR1-RELATED SEQUENCE 5-like — MASNTLADGGDDAPNYQLRGVDQVSPNTGTKRYIPDSPSSLTPAEGMLFDTVDDAYNFYKTYAEAGGWTEGQKDFRPVDTLVEQPSDRWVRRVPSKRTGCQAAIRIKLTDAKKYLLYHFTEAHNHDFVHEEDLHLLKENRGINRAHEEMINKMSHLNIGPVRAFNIMKEVYGGFNKVGATKVDFKNFKKELNLFIGEFDAKMFVKRLMRKKEFLPNFSCEYETTDEGVLKCIFWADEDMKRNYYMFGDVISFDATYKRNK; from the exons ATGGCTTCGAACACACTTGCTGATGGTGGAGATG ATGCACCTAATTACCAATTACGTGGTGTTGACCAAGTCTCTCCAAACACTGGAACAAAGAGATATATTCCAGATTCACCCTCTTCGTTGACGCCAGCAGAGGGCATGTTATTCGACACAGTTGATGACGcgtataacttttataaaacttaCGCAGAAGCGGGAGGTTGGACT GAGGGTCAAAAAGACTTTCGACCGGTCGATACTTTAGTCGAACAGCCGTCTGATAGGTGGGTACGTAGGGTACCATCCAAAAGGACCGGCTGCCAAGCTGCGATCAGAATAAAGCTTACCGATGCTAAGAAGTATTTGCTGTATCATTTTACAGAGGCGCACAACCATGATTTTGTGCATGAAGAAGATTTACATCTTCTCAAGGAAAACAGAGGTATTAATCGTGCACACGAAGAGATGATAAACAAGATGTCACATCTCAACATTGGTCCTGTTCGTGCATTTAACATTATGAAGGAAGTGTATGGTGGGTTCAACAAAGTCGGTGCGACCAAAGTCGattttaaaaatttcaagaaaGAGTTAAATCTTTTTATCGGGGAGTTTGATGCGAAAATGTTTGTCAAGCGACTGATGAGGAAAAAGGAGTTTTTACCGAACTTCTCTTGTGAATACGAAACGACAGACGAAGGTGTGTTGAAGTGCATTTTTTGGGCCGACGAGGATATGAAGAGGAATTATTATATGTTTGGGGACGTTATATCATTTGATGCTACCTACAAGCGTAACAAGTAA
- the LOC110904448 gene encoding CASP-like protein 5A2, translating into MSRPAVHPVEPPPFIDGRNDVAPPRRVRMKDIEGMPGTLTGLALRLCQVIFTVISLTVMATTSDFPSVTAFRYLVAAVGLQSLWSLSLAIIDVYALCVKRSLRNPVLVTMYAIGDGITSTLTFAAACSCAGITVLISNDLNRCDINHCKKFMSATAMAFISWFAISPSFFLNFWSLAAQ; encoded by the exons ATGAGCCGGCCGGCGGTACACCCAGTGGAGCCGCCGCCTTTCATCGATGGAAGAAACGACGTCGCGCCGCCTCGAAGAGTGAGGATGAAAGATATTGAAGGTATGCCCGGTACGTTAACTGGACTGGCACTCCGTTTATGCCAGGTCATCTTCACCGTTATCTCTCTCACTGTCATGGCTACCACCTCTGATTTCCCCTCCGTCACTGCTTTCCG ATACCTTGTGGCTGCTGTTGGGTTGCAAAGTTTATGGAGCTTGTCATTAGCCATAATCGATGTATACGCACTTTGTGTAAAAAGAAGCTTGAGGAATCCTGTACTCGTTACCATGTACGCCATTGGTGACGGG ATCACATCCACCCTTACTTTTGCTGCTGCATGTTCATGTGCCGGGATTACAGTTCTTATAAGCAACGATCTCAATAGATGCGACATAAACCATTGCAAAAAGTTCATGTCAGCAACAGCAATGGCTTTTATAAGTTGGTTTGCTATATCTCCGTCCTTTTTCCTCAACTTCTGGTCATTGGCCGCACAATGA
- the LOC110906116 gene encoding BTB/POZ domain-containing protein At5g03250 produces MACLNLGTKPDAFRLDDHTWQCIGGLPSDVTIEIGGTSFNLHKFPLISRSGLLSKLIGDNSPNEDGPICAIHLNDIPGGAKVFELIARFCYDVKLEVTSHNVISLRCAADYLQMTDDYGDENLITQTELFLNQVFTTWSDTMNALESCEEVYTDAEELDLISRCIDSLAVKACTDPNTYSMHNPCVDSLTDNWWYKDVSFLNLHLYKRVIQAMEANGMRPEIISGSIVGYAKKYIPLMNRQSSFNDASHSKPVYTPSEADQRALLEEIVGLLPNRKKIVSTKFLIRLLRSAMVLHVSPSCKENLERRVGAQLDSAHVDDVLIPNQGFNSIDTLYDVDCFQRMLDYFMSMESSSIHNSPCIVEEGFEDVPQSLTSVTSVANLVDLFLADVAADVNLKLSKFQSVAAGVPDYARPQSDGIYRAIDIFLKAHPWLADCEREQICRLMNIQKLSLDASTHAAQNERLPLRVIVQVLFFEQLRLRTSIAGWFFVSENEDQMSNINEGEVVRAQEAPWRMSEMRERVLELERECEKMKFEIREVKSKKSWIFFCKRRRHRHY; encoded by the exons ATGGCTTGTTTGAATCTGGGTACAAAACCTGATGCTTTTCGTCTTGACGACCATACCTG GCAATGTATAGGCGGGCTTCCAAGTGATGTCACTATTGAGATTGGAGGAACATCCTTTAATCTCCACAAG TTCCCTTTGATTTCAAGAAGTGGGCTGTTGTCAAAGCTAATAGGCGACAACAGTCCTAACGAAGATGGACCGATTTGTGCTATACATCTTAATGACATACCTGGTGGAGCTAAAGTATTTGAACTTATAGCCAGATTCTGTTATGATGTAAAACTAGAGGTCACATCCCACAACGTTATCAGCCTTCGCTGTGCTGCAGACTACCTCCAAATGACGGATGACTATGGTGACGAAAACCTAATTACACAAACCGAGCTCTTTCTAAACCAAGTGTTTACCACATGGTCGGACACCATGAACGCTCTTGAAAGCTGTGAGGAAGTTTATACAGATGCGGAAGAGCTTGATCTTATCTCAAGGTGCATAGATTCTTTAGCAGTGAAAGCTTGCACGGATCCTAACACATACAGCATGCATAATCCGTGCGTAGATTCTTTAACTGACAACTGGTGGTATAAAGATGTATCGTTTCTTAATCTACATTTATACAAACGCGTAATTCAAGCAATGGAAGCAAACGGGATGAGGCCCGAGATAATATCCGGGTCAATCGTGGGCTATGCAAAGAAATACATACCGTTAATGAACCGACAATCGAGTTTTAACGATGCAAGCCATTCTAAACCGGTCTACACACCATCAGAAGCCGATCAAAGGGCACTTCTGGAAGAAATTGTTGGGTTACTTCCAAACCGAAAAAAGATTGTCAGCACTAAGTTTCTCATACGGCTGCTTCGGTCCGCCATGGTGTTACACGTGAGCCCATCGTGTAAGGAAAATCTCGAGAGACGCGTTGGAGCCCAGTTGGACTCGGCCCATGTAGACGATGTACTGATACCAAACCAAGGTTTTAATTCGATAGATACGTTGTATGATGTCGATTGTTTTCAAAGAATGCTTGATTACTTCATGTCTATGGAGTCTTCTAGTATCCATAATTCTCCGTGTATAGTCGAAGAAGGGTTCGAGGATGTACCCCAATCTTTGACATCTGTAACATCAGTAGCTAATCTGGTTGATTTGTTTCTTGCTGATGTGGCTGCTGATGTTAACTTAAAGTTAAGTAAATTTCAATCGGTTGCGGCTGGTGTTCCCGACTATGCTCGTCCTCAATCCGATGGCATTTATCGCGCAATCGATATCTTTTTAAAG GCACATCCGTGGCTAGCAGACTGCGAACGAGAGCAAATATGCCGATTAATGAATATACAGAAGCTATCGTTGGACGCTAGCACACATGCGGCTCAAAACGAGAGGCTTCCGCTTAGGGTCATTGTTCAGGTGCTTTTCTTTGAACAGCTGAGGCTGCGTACATCGATAGCTGGGTGGTTTTTCGTGTCGGAAAATGAAGATCAAATGAGCAACATAAACGAGGGTGAAGTGGTTCGTGCACAGGAGGCGCCGTGGAGAATGAGTGAGATGCGGGAGCGGGTTCTTGAGCTTGAAAGGGAGTGTGAGAAGATGAAGTTTGAGATTCGGGAAGTAAAGAGCAAAAAAAGTTGGATCTTTTTCTGCAAGCGGAGGAGGCATCGGCATTATTAG